From the genome of Halorussus caseinilyticus, one region includes:
- a CDS encoding 2Fe-2S iron-sulfur cluster-binding protein translates to MTEYTVEFVGTGESIEVSDKETILSKCIEEGVAQEYSCRVGMCLACSAEIVEGDVTQPAARGLTDEEAEEYALTCMARPNSDLVLDRGKYPPSIEDDATAMENEAAAADD, encoded by the coding sequence ATGACCGAGTACACCGTCGAGTTCGTCGGCACGGGCGAGAGCATCGAAGTCTCGGACAAAGAGACCATCCTGAGCAAGTGCATCGAGGAGGGCGTCGCACAGGAGTACTCCTGTCGCGTCGGGATGTGTCTGGCTTGCTCGGCCGAAATCGTGGAGGGCGACGTGACCCAACCCGCGGCCCGCGGCCTGACCGACGAGGAGGCCGAGGAGTACGCCCTGACCTGCATGGCCCGACCCAACAGCGACCTCGTGTTGGACCGGGGGAAGTACCCGCCGAGCATCGAGGACGACGCTACGGCGATGGAGAACGAAGCGGCGGCCGCCGACGACTGA